From Pseudobdellovibrio exovorus JSS, a single genomic window includes:
- a CDS encoding ATP-binding protein, with product MKLKSLIQNGTKLEVAEVEIELIPGIPQIHFLGLPDRLIKESFYRIKSALKNSGYKFPLTNQIIVNIKPNHLRKSSRGVELAVALGILLKTGQIESSRVDTSWVLYGELGLDGSIYEPSDLVQNLFILNDQMVLTGKGSGVPKCYRLESLNSGEIHFTSQDRVYQRPKKGLERLYSEEEAEFLFLAATSGLHVLLAGDSGAGKTTLAHSLRSFLREPEENVRLSEDQWRPLVAPHHSITPAAFLGGGGNLYEGELERSIGGMLLLDEFLEFDADVLESLRGPMEGGTLRLTRASAVREVSLQVQVVATTNLCPCGQWTPFKVQLSCRFSRTRCRRYVERLSGPLVERFGILYFVKPMVKRQITGHQILQRIQRVRRFLSQCGQQSFRDVGLLESYYRHLNTRRRNYLRRIATVYALDRLSSSAQGTSGLKGVQLNNGDYNRAESWTLRPFEELEKGMS from the coding sequence ATGAAGCTGAAGTCTTTAATTCAAAACGGGACTAAATTAGAAGTTGCTGAAGTCGAGATCGAATTGATTCCAGGGATTCCTCAAATACATTTCTTAGGTCTTCCCGATAGGCTCATAAAAGAAAGTTTTTATAGAATTAAGTCCGCTTTAAAAAACTCGGGCTATAAATTCCCGCTGACAAATCAGATCATTGTGAATATTAAGCCGAATCACTTACGTAAAAGTTCACGCGGAGTAGAGCTGGCTGTGGCTCTCGGGATTTTATTGAAAACAGGCCAGATCGAGTCATCACGTGTTGATACGTCATGGGTTTTGTACGGAGAGCTGGGCTTGGATGGCAGTATCTATGAGCCTTCGGATCTGGTGCAAAATCTATTTATCTTAAATGATCAAATGGTATTGACGGGTAAAGGCAGTGGAGTGCCGAAATGCTACAGACTGGAAAGTTTGAATAGTGGTGAAATTCATTTCACTTCACAGGACAGAGTGTATCAGCGTCCGAAAAAAGGTTTAGAGAGACTCTATTCTGAAGAGGAAGCAGAGTTTTTATTTTTAGCGGCGACAAGTGGTTTACATGTCCTTCTGGCCGGAGACTCAGGAGCAGGTAAGACCACTTTAGCCCATTCATTAAGATCTTTTCTTCGGGAGCCAGAGGAGAATGTCCGTCTGAGCGAAGATCAGTGGCGGCCGTTAGTAGCCCCGCACCACAGCATCACTCCCGCCGCCTTTTTGGGTGGAGGTGGAAATCTTTATGAAGGCGAGCTCGAGCGCTCTATTGGTGGAATGCTTTTGTTAGATGAGTTTTTAGAATTCGATGCGGACGTATTAGAAAGTCTGCGGGGGCCGATGGAGGGAGGCACCTTAAGATTGACCCGAGCTTCAGCGGTGCGGGAGGTTTCGTTGCAGGTGCAAGTGGTGGCGACGACTAATCTGTGTCCCTGTGGGCAGTGGACACCATTTAAGGTTCAACTGAGCTGTCGTTTTTCTAGAACGCGCTGTCGGCGTTATGTGGAACGTCTTTCAGGGCCACTCGTTGAGCGGTTTGGGATTTTATACTTTGTTAAGCCCATGGTAAAAAGACAGATCACAGGGCATCAGATTCTACAGAGGATTCAAAGAGTCCGGCGCTTTTTAAGTCAATGCGGTCAACAGTCATTTCGGGACGTGGGGCTACTAGAATCGTATTATCGCCATCTCAATACCCGTAGGCGGAACTACTTGCGCCGGATAGCCACAGTCTATGCTTTGGATAGACTCTCTTCAAGTGCTCAAGGAACAAGCGGATTGAAGGGGGTTCAGCTTAATAACGGGGACTATAATAGGGCTGAAAGCTGGACGCTTCGCCCATTTGAGGAGCTAGAAAAGGGCATGAGTTGA
- a CDS encoding M13 family metallopeptidase, with protein MKKSISFVAVSLIGLNLLAAEPSSEIPAKREFPLNDKINPCTDFHQYVCSQAEASFKLRPDRSSHTFSFNDSSERILEAKKKFFANIDKQKKLNARSLQIKSNYQACMNAQQGAISETKELQKVVKEIRALKSVKDFSDYQTRQISLGRPSILSFFAYSNQDNPKINDAFIMLELMNLPEHSYYEDAKLMADYRQLIIDFFTIAEPKLSSEQLAAKADGIIALEKEFIKTYPLPEVRRQRWSEKRQETQKDFLTKYPDFRVESLLARIPKNTLMSNPVPEALDFYNQALKTNQLDVLKDMYIYSVGSALLDDSNPAYFNKQFQFSHTYLGGPAERSERAERCTRRVMRSFPKELDQLLIDELFPHFPTDKFKAVAQKIRESIISGMKSNTWLEPETRRKAILKIEKAKLYLVKPENSKEWDFLPVQKYSSTNRIENSYIQNRAYYNKYLKSFKEGANLEAWDMGPLTVNAYYDPSANKFVMPMGILQYPFFNSEGDLIENLGAVGAVIGHELGHGIDDQGSRYDEDGKLNQWMTMKDLKEFSTRGSRLVAQFDKAGHNGRLTLGENIGDLVGLTFAYQAAFPDPAQAKKEDQKRLFVAYARLWCEVNLPKAEEQQLKTDPHALGRARINEQVKHQQGFAEAFNCKKGDKMVLPDSERVHIW; from the coding sequence ATGAAGAAAAGTATTTCATTTGTTGCAGTGTCTTTGATTGGTCTAAATTTATTAGCAGCGGAACCCAGTTCCGAGATTCCAGCAAAGCGTGAATTCCCATTAAATGATAAAATCAATCCCTGTACTGATTTCCATCAGTATGTTTGTTCTCAAGCTGAGGCGTCTTTTAAGTTAAGACCTGATCGCAGTTCGCATACATTTTCATTTAACGATTCTTCTGAGCGTATCTTAGAAGCGAAGAAAAAGTTTTTTGCTAACATTGATAAACAGAAAAAGCTCAATGCGCGTTCCCTACAAATTAAGAGTAATTATCAAGCTTGTATGAATGCTCAGCAAGGGGCGATCAGCGAAACTAAAGAACTACAAAAAGTGGTAAAAGAAATTCGCGCCTTAAAATCAGTGAAAGATTTCTCTGATTATCAAACACGTCAGATTTCCTTGGGCCGTCCAAGCATTTTGAGTTTCTTTGCTTACTCGAATCAAGATAACCCTAAAATCAATGATGCTTTTATTATGTTGGAATTAATGAATTTGCCAGAACATTCGTATTATGAAGATGCGAAGTTGATGGCGGATTATCGCCAGTTAATTATTGATTTCTTTACGATTGCAGAGCCTAAGTTAAGCTCAGAACAGCTTGCGGCTAAAGCAGACGGAATTATCGCTTTAGAAAAGGAATTTATTAAGACGTATCCATTGCCAGAGGTGAGACGTCAGCGTTGGTCAGAAAAAAGACAGGAAACACAAAAAGACTTCTTGACGAAATACCCAGATTTCCGTGTTGAGTCTTTGTTAGCACGTATCCCAAAAAATACATTGATGTCGAATCCAGTTCCAGAGGCTTTAGATTTTTACAACCAAGCTTTGAAAACTAATCAGTTAGATGTGTTAAAAGATATGTACATCTACAGTGTAGGAAGTGCGTTACTGGACGACAGTAATCCAGCTTACTTCAACAAACAATTTCAGTTCAGCCACACCTACTTAGGTGGGCCGGCAGAAAGATCGGAACGTGCTGAACGCTGTACACGTCGTGTGATGCGCTCGTTTCCTAAAGAGTTAGATCAGCTTTTAATTGATGAGTTATTCCCTCATTTTCCAACTGATAAATTTAAAGCGGTAGCGCAAAAGATCAGAGAAAGTATTATCAGCGGCATGAAGTCTAACACATGGTTGGAACCAGAAACTCGCCGTAAAGCAATTCTGAAAATCGAAAAAGCCAAACTCTATTTAGTTAAGCCGGAAAATAGTAAAGAGTGGGACTTCTTGCCGGTGCAGAAGTATTCCAGTACGAATCGTATAGAGAACAGCTACATTCAGAACAGAGCCTATTACAATAAATATCTTAAAAGCTTTAAAGAAGGTGCAAATCTGGAAGCTTGGGATATGGGGCCACTTACAGTAAATGCGTACTACGATCCATCAGCAAACAAGTTCGTCATGCCAATGGGGATATTACAATATCCATTTTTTAACAGTGAAGGTGACTTGATTGAAAATTTAGGTGCAGTGGGAGCTGTGATCGGACACGAGTTAGGTCATGGTATTGATGATCAGGGTTCGCGCTACGATGAAGATGGAAAATTAAATCAGTGGATGACGATGAAAGACCTGAAAGAGTTTTCAACACGCGGTTCTCGTCTTGTCGCTCAGTTTGATAAAGCGGGTCACAATGGTCGTCTGACGTTAGGTGAAAATATCGGTGATTTAGTTGGATTGACGTTTGCTTATCAAGCAGCATTCCCTGATCCCGCTCAGGCCAAAAAAGAGGATCAAAAACGTCTGTTTGTGGCCTATGCACGTCTGTGGTGCGAAGTAAACTTGCCTAAAGCAGAAGAGCAACAGTTGAAAACAGATCCACATGCTTTAGGCCGTGCACGCATTAATGAGCAAGTGAAGCATCAACAGGGATTTGCAGAGGCCTTTAACTGTAAGAAGGGTGACAAGATGGTTTTACCTGATTCCGAGCGAGTTCATATTTGGTAA
- a CDS encoding protein-glutamine glutaminase family protein — protein sequence MAQVKKITTLMLLMLAFSLSGWAQIPEAPSAVRLPHEDYTTKILQFISIKESDEPSDNQYGANDTIDRRSVMNSAVALNETDVQAIQEWPSDQDFSKYFTEIRDERFMETESEFPRRSTWLYPDDGCYARAAISNSRSEAMGLPAPSRVFVFGNLNVKTANSLWGSVTWWYHVAVSYRIQDVVYIIDPSVDPLKPLPLEEWLNFMGDSSQMQVAFCSAGAYSPNSSCLNAEPLSYEQSLQAQKPFLRYEWKRLQDLGRDPESELGDNPPWGRTIH from the coding sequence ATGGCGCAAGTCAAAAAAATTACGACGTTGATGCTTCTGATGCTGGCTTTTTCGTTATCCGGTTGGGCTCAAATTCCCGAGGCTCCTTCTGCGGTGCGCTTACCTCATGAAGATTACACCACAAAAATTCTTCAATTCATTTCCATTAAAGAGTCCGATGAGCCATCAGATAATCAATACGGTGCTAACGACACGATTGATCGCCGATCCGTTATGAACTCTGCTGTTGCATTGAACGAGACCGATGTACAAGCCATTCAAGAGTGGCCAAGTGATCAAGATTTTTCAAAATATTTTACAGAAATTCGCGATGAGCGATTTATGGAAACAGAGTCAGAATTCCCTCGTCGGTCTACATGGCTTTATCCAGATGATGGATGTTATGCGCGCGCTGCTATTTCTAACTCGCGTTCAGAAGCTATGGGCTTACCTGCGCCAAGTCGTGTCTTTGTGTTTGGTAACTTAAATGTGAAGACGGCGAATTCTTTGTGGGGGAGTGTGACATGGTGGTACCATGTGGCAGTTTCTTATCGCATTCAAGATGTCGTTTATATAATAGATCCTTCAGTAGATCCTTTAAAACCATTGCCATTAGAAGAGTGGTTGAACTTTATGGGTGATAGTTCGCAGATGCAAGTGGCCTTTTGTTCCGCGGGGGCCTACAGTCCAAACTCTAGTTGTTTAAATGCTGAGCCACTGTCTTATGAGCAGTCGCTACAGGCTCAGAAGCCATTTCTAAGATATGAGTGGAAAAGACTACAGGATCTAGGCCGAGATCCTGAAAGCGAGCTGGGCGATAACCCGCCATGGGGCCGAACGATTCACTGA
- a CDS encoding putative zinc-binding metallopeptidase encodes MAKGSEVSAKSMTTSTVAPDWSNYTDEEILKFRFKDLKLSIAGTEVEERVKQLYAEMEAKGLSFRPQIFLGDEWFSPEGMNAISIPFYLAHSRLKSLEKNLMLDVEGGNAEWFMRLLRHEAGHCFDHCYRFSKRKKWHQVFGSPNEEYQPDTYRPQPYSKSYVKHLDNWYAQAHPDEDFAETFAVWLDPNRDWKKEYGRWPVALGKLEYMQSLAQESVKLKDHSEKGRLPSSVKNLTTTLDKYYQKRRREQADEYPDFYDSDLRKIFNGDESLSKREFSAGRFMNRNRKAIVTSVAWATSERKFTIDKLVRRLVERCTQLELRLGKSETQTTMEVASFLTGLVMNYLFTGKFKRKV; translated from the coding sequence ATGGCAAAAGGCAGCGAAGTATCAGCAAAATCGATGACGACATCGACAGTGGCGCCAGACTGGTCCAATTATACAGACGAAGAAATTTTAAAATTTCGTTTTAAAGACCTGAAGCTTTCCATTGCGGGGACAGAGGTTGAAGAGCGTGTGAAGCAGCTTTATGCCGAAATGGAAGCGAAAGGTCTTAGTTTTCGTCCTCAGATCTTTCTAGGGGATGAGTGGTTTAGCCCTGAGGGAATGAACGCGATCTCGATTCCATTTTATTTGGCTCACAGCCGACTTAAGAGTCTAGAGAAAAATTTGATGTTAGACGTAGAAGGTGGAAATGCAGAGTGGTTCATGCGGCTTCTGCGCCACGAAGCTGGTCATTGCTTTGACCATTGCTATCGATTTTCTAAAAGAAAAAAATGGCATCAGGTTTTTGGTTCTCCAAACGAAGAATATCAACCCGATACGTATAGACCACAACCTTACAGTAAAAGCTATGTGAAGCACTTAGATAACTGGTATGCGCAGGCTCACCCTGATGAGGATTTTGCAGAAACCTTTGCCGTATGGCTTGATCCCAATCGCGATTGGAAGAAAGAGTACGGCAGATGGCCTGTAGCACTTGGTAAATTAGAGTATATGCAAAGTTTAGCGCAAGAAAGCGTGAAACTGAAAGACCATTCCGAAAAAGGTCGCCTTCCGAGTTCGGTGAAGAACTTAACGACAACACTGGATAAATATTATCAAAAGCGCCGTCGTGAGCAGGCAGATGAGTATCCTGATTTCTACGATAGTGATCTTCGGAAGATTTTTAATGGAGACGAAAGTCTTTCAAAACGTGAGTTTTCAGCAGGACGCTTTATGAATCGTAATCGTAAAGCAATTGTGACTTCAGTCGCATGGGCGACTAGTGAAAGAAAATTCACTATCGATAAATTAGTAAGAAGACTTGTCGAGCGCTGTACACAGCTAGAGTTACGTTTAGGAAAAAGTGAAACGCAGACGACGATGGAAGTAGCCAGCTTCTTAACAGGTTTAGTGATGAACTATCTTTTTACAGGAAAGTTTAAAAGAAAGGTTTAG
- a CDS encoding D-alanine--D-alanine ligase family protein encodes MRALKILLLFDLSVNIPTEEYGEYWKTPDWKTEKDVKDALTRLGHEVIPLGIHNDIEHLLKTVQVLKPDLVFNLSEAFNGNRDFEPNMAALMQLIGVPFTGTGPLGLQLCKDKGLTKVILSHHRIRTPRFLVAKKSHPLRSLKKFQFPAFVKPLQLESSEGISQLSYVENEKDALARVKYIHERLEVDAIVEEFIDGRELYVGILGNEKLTVFPPRELFFKEVPDDEPKFATFRSKWDQEYRKKWGIDSGWAASMPEAMQKKLNETCKKIYRLLHIQGYGRIDLRVKENGEIYFIEANPNPSISKSEDFALSAGKADLSYDDLMAKIISLAMS; translated from the coding sequence GTGAGGGCTTTAAAAATTTTGCTTCTATTTGATCTTTCCGTAAATATTCCAACGGAAGAGTATGGTGAGTACTGGAAGACTCCTGACTGGAAAACTGAAAAAGATGTGAAGGATGCACTGACTCGTTTAGGGCATGAAGTGATTCCTTTAGGAATACATAATGATATCGAACATCTTTTGAAAACAGTTCAAGTGCTGAAGCCTGATTTAGTATTTAACTTGAGTGAAGCTTTTAATGGGAACAGAGACTTTGAACCCAATATGGCAGCCCTCATGCAATTGATCGGTGTGCCATTTACAGGAACGGGGCCACTAGGGCTTCAGTTGTGTAAAGATAAAGGACTGACAAAAGTTATTTTAAGCCATCATCGCATTCGTACGCCACGTTTTTTAGTGGCGAAAAAATCTCATCCTTTACGTTCGCTCAAAAAGTTTCAATTTCCAGCCTTTGTTAAACCATTACAGCTAGAGTCATCAGAGGGAATTTCACAACTTTCCTATGTTGAAAATGAAAAGGATGCTCTAGCCCGAGTGAAGTATATTCACGAGCGTTTGGAAGTAGATGCGATTGTGGAAGAGTTTATTGATGGACGTGAGCTCTATGTGGGTATCTTGGGAAATGAAAAGTTAACTGTATTTCCACCACGTGAGCTCTTTTTTAAAGAAGTGCCGGATGATGAACCTAAGTTCGCGACATTTCGTAGTAAATGGGATCAAGAGTATCGTAAAAAATGGGGTATTGATTCTGGATGGGCTGCCTCTATGCCCGAAGCTATGCAGAAAAAATTGAATGAGACATGTAAGAAAATATATCGTCTACTGCACATTCAAGGTTATGGACGTATTGATTTGCGCGTAAAAGAAAACGGCGAAATTTACTTCATTGAAGCCAATCCCAATCCTTCTATCTCAAAAAGCGAAGACTTCGCCTTATCAGCAGGTAAAGCTGACCTCAGCTACGATGATTTGATGGCGAAAATCATTTCCTTAGCTATGTCATAA
- a CDS encoding biotin transporter BioY codes for MQVATQELSLIPNFIIQRGNTLRDNALCLLGGVALLSLLAQITFFLPWTPVPITGQTFGVALMALLWGRKRAVLVVLGYIGLGGLGLPVFALGKSGLLMGPTMGYLFGMVVAAYGMGALADKGWTRKWWTSYLAAFIGSVITFTFGLLVLSIFLPKESLLMAGLFPFLPGDLVKTLLASSIAYKVQKNKSGRK; via the coding sequence ATGCAAGTAGCGACTCAAGAGTTATCTTTAATTCCGAACTTTATTATTCAACGAGGTAATACGTTACGTGATAATGCTTTATGTTTATTGGGTGGCGTGGCTTTGCTAAGTCTATTGGCACAAATCACTTTCTTTTTACCATGGACGCCAGTTCCTATTACGGGGCAGACATTTGGTGTGGCTCTGATGGCATTACTTTGGGGGCGTAAGCGCGCTGTTTTGGTGGTGCTCGGTTATATCGGGCTTGGGGGATTGGGGCTTCCTGTCTTTGCGCTAGGAAAATCAGGCTTATTGATGGGGCCGACAATGGGGTACTTGTTTGGAATGGTTGTGGCTGCATATGGTATGGGAGCCTTGGCGGATAAAGGTTGGACACGGAAGTGGTGGACATCCTACTTAGCCGCTTTCATTGGAAGTGTAATTACTTTTACATTCGGTTTATTGGTTCTCTCTATTTTTCTACCGAAAGAAAGCCTGCTGATGGCAGGACTATTTCCATTTTTACCGGGCGATCTTGTTAAGACACTTCTTGCCAGTTCGATTGCCTACAAGGTTCAAAAGAATAAATCTGGTAGAAAATAA
- a CDS encoding RecQ family ATP-dependent DNA helicase, producing the protein MDLHAQLKKSFNLEQFRLGQQDIIQSVLTNKDTLAVLPTGGGKSLCYQLPAVYLNKLVIVISPLIALMKDQVSALQKKGIPAGALFSGQSEDEKRLVFSQINQGGVFVLYLSPERVQKEGFQKWILQRPLALFAVDEAHCVSQWGHDFRAEYSELKILKKLRPDVPVLALTASATPTVLDDISKNLNMVKPQRLVHGFYRPNLYYQVESCENEDIKDDWLLQSIKQFPEGRILVYCGTRKVTEEVAEMLQSKFKNVDYYHAGLGTKERTRVQESYVNGELRILVATNAFGMGIDQPDVRLVVHYQMPANIDALYQEMGRAGRDGNPSTCLMLYSKRDKGLQSYFITNSDARPEIKDLKWRNLDALVEYSEGGECRHAEILTYYKDAQRLKRCGHCDICDPQSNRKILEVLSERNNSVKLVKNSSKKYKFVVGEELTPEQQLVFRALKDWRKNKANELDVPAFVIFGDKTLRELAQINPQSLDELQNVYGIGEAKIEKFGVEILAELKLASE; encoded by the coding sequence ATGGACTTGCACGCTCAACTTAAAAAATCATTTAATCTCGAGCAATTCCGCCTAGGGCAGCAAGATATTATTCAATCCGTGTTAACCAATAAAGACACATTGGCTGTTCTTCCGACAGGCGGAGGGAAGTCTTTGTGTTATCAGCTTCCAGCAGTCTACCTAAATAAATTAGTGATTGTGATTTCACCACTGATTGCACTGATGAAAGATCAAGTGTCGGCTCTACAGAAAAAAGGTATTCCGGCCGGAGCCTTATTTTCTGGCCAAAGTGAAGATGAAAAAAGATTAGTATTTTCCCAAATCAATCAGGGCGGAGTTTTTGTTCTGTATTTGTCACCGGAACGTGTACAAAAAGAGGGTTTTCAAAAATGGATCCTTCAGCGTCCTCTTGCTCTTTTTGCCGTGGATGAAGCCCATTGTGTATCACAGTGGGGACATGACTTTCGCGCGGAATACTCAGAATTAAAAATTTTAAAAAAACTGCGTCCGGATGTGCCTGTTCTGGCGTTAACAGCTTCGGCAACGCCAACAGTACTGGATGACATCTCAAAAAATCTGAACATGGTAAAGCCACAGCGACTGGTGCATGGATTCTATAGACCAAATTTGTACTATCAAGTGGAAAGCTGTGAAAATGAAGACATCAAAGATGATTGGTTATTGCAAAGTATTAAGCAGTTTCCTGAAGGACGCATTTTAGTTTATTGCGGCACTCGTAAAGTGACAGAAGAAGTTGCCGAAATGTTACAAAGCAAATTTAAAAACGTCGACTACTACCATGCAGGTTTGGGGACAAAAGAGCGCACTCGTGTGCAAGAATCTTATGTGAACGGAGAGCTTCGTATTTTAGTTGCTACGAATGCTTTTGGTATGGGAATAGATCAGCCGGATGTGCGCTTAGTGGTGCATTATCAAATGCCAGCTAATATCGATGCGCTTTACCAAGAAATGGGCCGAGCGGGCCGTGACGGCAATCCATCGACGTGCTTGATGTTATATTCAAAGCGAGATAAAGGGCTTCAGTCTTATTTTATCACAAACTCTGACGCAAGACCTGAAATCAAAGATCTTAAGTGGCGTAATTTGGATGCTCTTGTCGAGTACTCAGAGGGCGGGGAATGTCGTCATGCCGAGATTCTAACCTATTACAAAGATGCGCAAAGACTTAAACGCTGCGGTCATTGCGATATTTGTGACCCACAATCGAACCGAAAAATTTTAGAGGTTCTGTCAGAAAGAAATAACTCTGTTAAATTAGTTAAGAATTCGAGTAAGAAGTATAAATTCGTAGTCGGTGAAGAGTTGACCCCTGAACAACAATTGGTGTTTAGGGCTTTAAAGGACTGGCGTAAAAATAAAGCCAATGAACTGGATGTTCCAGCCTTTGTTATTTTTGGAGATAAAACCCTACGAGAATTAGCACAAATCAATCCGCAGAGTTTAGATGAACTGCAAAATGTATATGGCATTGGCGAAGCCAAAATAGAAAAATTCGGTGTGGAAATTTTGGCTGAGCTGAAATTAGCCAGCGAGTAA
- a CDS encoding DUF1904 family protein, giving the protein MPHIRIRSLSDSAVQDLSASLPTELAKILNTPEDNFTIEKIATTFYRHGKSLPDGEGDPMIEFLWFDRGSEIRDAAAKKVTDLVRQHTTSEYIAVVFANLPPDHYYENGVKF; this is encoded by the coding sequence ATGCCCCATATACGTATTCGCTCTTTAAGTGATTCTGCTGTTCAAGATTTAAGTGCATCACTTCCAACTGAGCTAGCGAAGATCTTAAACACACCGGAAGATAATTTTACGATCGAAAAAATAGCCACCACTTTTTATCGTCATGGAAAATCATTACCAGATGGTGAAGGGGACCCGATGATTGAGTTTCTGTGGTTTGATCGTGGTTCTGAAATTCGTGATGCTGCTGCCAAAAAGGTGACCGATTTGGTTCGACAGCACACCACCTCTGAGTATATTGCGGTGGTATTCGCCAATCTTCCACCAGATCATTATTATGAAAATGGAGTGAAGTTTTAA
- a CDS encoding NAD(P)/FAD-dependent oxidoreductase encodes MAANEVSNLKADVLIVGAGVIGLACAYELSRAGAKVVVIDKFEPGYGCSYGNAGWITPCFAMPLPMPGMLLKSFKWLLDPESPLYIKPELNPTLISWLLSFMASMTQKKMLSSVDALTQISVQSLKLYQELAAKTDKSFSFEQKGLLMVAQSHDGLKYARQEMELVSRNGIPGKLMMEDETRAFEPSLTKRIKGSVFFSQEAHAEPLQVTQTLAHEAQKLGAVILPKTEVIDFQLSPKGIASARTTRGIFEADQFVLATGAWSHHLGQTLKLKIPVLGGKGYAIITDPLEVNPQRPMMLVEKKVAVTPRNGTLRLAGTLELVNQDETFTTRRVEAIVRGAREFMNVPETIRYHEIWRGLRPCTPDGVPVIGRTARYPNLLLATGHQMLGLQSATGTGKLIADLALGKTPDIDPKPFRADRF; translated from the coding sequence ATGGCAGCAAATGAAGTTTCCAATTTAAAAGCAGATGTTCTGATCGTCGGGGCCGGAGTGATCGGGTTGGCCTGTGCTTATGAACTCAGTCGTGCCGGAGCAAAAGTCGTCGTGATCGACAAGTTCGAGCCGGGTTATGGTTGTTCTTACGGAAATGCCGGTTGGATCACGCCGTGTTTTGCTATGCCTCTGCCGATGCCGGGGATGTTGTTAAAATCTTTTAAATGGTTACTCGATCCGGAAAGCCCGTTGTATATCAAACCCGAATTAAATCCGACACTGATCAGTTGGCTTCTTTCTTTTATGGCGTCGATGACTCAGAAAAAAATGCTCTCTTCTGTCGATGCACTCACGCAAATTTCAGTTCAAAGTTTAAAGCTCTATCAGGAGCTGGCAGCGAAAACCGACAAGTCGTTTTCGTTTGAACAAAAAGGTCTGTTGATGGTGGCGCAGTCCCATGACGGGTTAAAATATGCACGTCAAGAGATGGAACTGGTTTCCCGTAACGGAATCCCTGGGAAATTAATGATGGAAGACGAGACCCGCGCGTTTGAGCCTTCGCTAACGAAGCGAATCAAGGGCAGTGTCTTCTTCAGTCAAGAAGCCCATGCCGAACCATTGCAGGTGACGCAAACCTTAGCGCACGAGGCGCAGAAACTGGGCGCAGTTATTTTGCCGAAAACAGAAGTGATTGATTTCCAACTTTCACCAAAAGGCATTGCCTCCGCTCGCACCACGCGCGGGATTTTTGAAGCCGATCAATTTGTATTAGCAACGGGGGCTTGGTCCCATCATCTGGGGCAAACACTGAAGCTGAAAATTCCAGTACTCGGTGGAAAGGGTTACGCCATTATCACGGACCCGCTTGAGGTAAATCCGCAGCGTCCGATGATGCTAGTCGAAAAGAAAGTAGCGGTGACTCCGCGTAATGGAACTCTGCGCTTAGCTGGAACACTAGAGCTCGTTAATCAGGATGAGACCTTCACGACTCGGCGGGTAGAGGCGATTGTTCGCGGCGCACGGGAATTTATGAATGTGCCCGAGACGATTCGCTATCACGAAATTTGGCGTGGGCTGCGTCCGTGCACTCCGGATGGTGTTCCGGTCATCGGTCGGACAGCTCGATATCCGAATTTGTTATTAGCGACGGGTCACCAGATGCTAGGACTTCAATCTGCAACTGGTACTGGAAAATTGATTGCGGATCTGGCGCTGGGAAAAACTCCTGATATAGATCCAAAGCCATTCCGTGCGGATAGGTTTTAA